The proteins below come from a single Maylandia zebra isolate NMK-2024a linkage group LG23, Mzebra_GT3a, whole genome shotgun sequence genomic window:
- the LOC101464412 gene encoding trypsin: MLGLQKSLLLHLLACLGKLAHGSHIIDGKKAPENSMQYMASVQNNNGHHVCGGFLITEDFVVSAAHCNKYNPTYVVLGNHNLKNGNHQKIKIENKTIHENYQQVGQGNDIMLIKLSEKAHLGHMVRTIQLPPEEIHLQENQVCQVAGWGKTKTDANKPVDELMVVDVSVIEKQVCEDQWGHLPANVVCAGGYGTDKGFCQGDSGGPLVCQGLAVGIVSYNHNGICNYPEEPNVYTDITKYVQWINKTVTGRNSLV, from the exons ATGCTCGGTCTGCAGAAAAGCCTGCTCCTTCATCTTCTGGCATGCCTCGGAAAGCTCG CACATGGAAGTCACATCATAGATGGTAAAAAAGCCCCAGAGAACTCGATGCAGTACATGGCCTCTGTGCAGAACAACAACGGTCACCATGTTTGTGGAGGATTTCTCATCACTGAAGACTTTGTAGTCTCGGCTGCACACTGTAATAAATA CAACCCCACATACGTTGTTCTCGGCAACCACAATCTCAAGAACGGCAATcatcaaaaaataaagattGAAAACAAAACCATCCATGAAAATTATCAACAGGTTGGACAGGGTAATGACATCATGCTGATTAAA TTGTCTGAGAAGGCTCATCTAGGCCACATGGTACGAACAATTCAGCTTCCACCTGAAGAAATACACCTTCAAGAAAACCAAGTGTGTCAGGTGGCTGGATGGGGAAAAACTAAAACTGATGCTAATAAACCTGTTGATGAGCTGATGGTGGTGGACGTGTCTGTCATTGAGAAACAAGTCTGTGAGGACCAGTGGGGTCATCTTCCTGCCAACGTTGTCTGTGCAGGTGGATATGGCACAGACAAAGGATTCTGTCAG GGTGATTCTGGGGGACCTCTGGTGTGTCAAGGGTTAGCTGTTGGCATTGTTTCTTATAACCACAATGGTATCTGCAATTACCCAGAGGAGCCCAACGTCTACACCGACATCACAAAATACGTTCAATGGATCAACAAAACTGTGACTGGCAGAAACAGTTTGGTGTAA